In the genome of Streptomyces pactum, one region contains:
- a CDS encoding phage tail protein: MSVAREHATEDTRQPARQPATADGAVRDTAAVAPLAPARVHRASDPRVLHRLQGTVGNRAVARLVAQRYTAPVKPPPSQAPGFRKVRSDVAAKKQKIAQHPPATAESQAAQDAAVAPPDDKEAQGKAANAEKMHAAKPGTFDKAAFVAAVNAAIAKQAPKNLDEADKFSDSGKADRVKEEVDGKVSDGKKTSAQEIETTTKAPPDTSAAKDKPVTPLTPDRPPPNPGAPSAADAVPAKQPAAVTDFSQGPAANDKALADAEVTEEQLKKGNEPAFDEALTEKKKAEQHSATAPGEARAAENAQLAEAKAGAAASGAQAMASLTATRAAAGKQVDGGKGETKSKDEQKRAQVTARLQKVFDATKKDVETTLTGLDKKVDEQFTAGEKTARDAFTADHEKRMKAYKKKRYSGFFGPAKWAKDKLLGMPAEANQIFQESRKLYVAKVQGVISAVADTIGTELGKAKTRIAEGRADLKAEVDKLPADLKKFGQEAAQDFQAKFEDLETQVNDKSQQLVTDLAQKYTQALSAVDEEIKKLQEANKGLVQKAVDAVAGVIKTIIELKNMLMGVLAKAASAVAKIIKDPIGFLGNLVRAVGAGLNQFLGNIGEHLKKGLVAWLLGTATKAGIEIPPKFDLKGIIALLASMLGLTWANIRTRITRKGVPDQAMDTVEAQVPVASALAKEGPAGAAKEIQQSTGDLKTTILEQLKTYLIPTVIIAGITWILSLLNPASAFIRAVKAIIDIVTFVVTQGAQIIEFVNAILDAVIAIAGGGAAGVPKMVENALATSIPVLLGVLASLLGIGSLAGKVRQVLQTAARPVNRAIDKLVDLIAKKGKQLWAKLKTGDRGTNDRRNKPDNGEENKKSAHQKKEKAHKKVTAQDKEKIAAQAALDGYKSIRGIPLNQIKPTLSQVLAKWRAKGVKRLFLKPNGGSSYHVRAEVNPAYESPAVTWQAPQSADDVVKYLQFKHVRAGNDTWARGCFSITGIRGTSVGPSKNSPYVKMQQESEVASNAHAEEAVTARFKVDWDPLKFQIDHLQSEQVRRDRRPYSRLMVDLDIDVGVSCCLNCADYVAGFVRQLEADGCHVNAKMHFGGLYWGGQNKKPTVVPESLVTRHEELFKLIMGEGFMESGSKRMSPASPGRYWGRACETQSKAIEAKWYRVTRNKDQGKVALAILRNAGISLHVLNEDRVGDSLADEQKIELQKANKWIKKAIEEVNERIKADQ; the protein is encoded by the coding sequence ATGAGCGTCGCCCGGGAGCACGCCACCGAGGACACCCGGCAGCCGGCCCGGCAGCCCGCCACCGCTGACGGCGCGGTCCGGGACACCGCGGCCGTCGCACCACTGGCACCGGCACGCGTTCACCGGGCCTCCGATCCGCGGGTGTTGCACCGTCTCCAGGGCACGGTGGGGAACCGGGCTGTGGCCCGGCTGGTCGCGCAGCGGTACACCGCGCCGGTGAAGCCGCCGCCGTCGCAGGCGCCGGGGTTCCGGAAGGTCCGCTCGGATGTGGCGGCGAAGAAGCAGAAGATCGCCCAGCATCCGCCCGCCACCGCCGAATCGCAGGCCGCGCAGGACGCGGCGGTGGCGCCGCCGGACGACAAGGAGGCGCAGGGCAAGGCGGCGAACGCGGAGAAGATGCACGCCGCCAAGCCCGGCACCTTCGACAAGGCGGCGTTCGTCGCGGCGGTGAACGCCGCGATCGCCAAACAGGCGCCGAAGAACCTTGACGAGGCCGACAAGTTCTCCGACTCGGGAAAGGCGGACCGGGTCAAGGAGGAGGTGGACGGCAAGGTCTCCGACGGCAAGAAGACCTCCGCCCAGGAGATCGAGACCACCACCAAAGCCCCACCCGACACCTCCGCCGCCAAGGACAAACCCGTCACCCCCCTCACCCCCGACCGGCCCCCGCCCAACCCCGGCGCGCCGTCCGCCGCCGACGCCGTGCCCGCCAAACAGCCGGCCGCGGTCACCGACTTCTCCCAAGGTCCCGCCGCCAACGACAAGGCGCTGGCCGATGCGGAGGTCACCGAGGAGCAGTTGAAGAAGGGCAATGAGCCGGCCTTCGACGAAGCCCTGACCGAGAAGAAGAAAGCCGAACAGCACTCCGCCACGGCGCCGGGGGAAGCCCGCGCCGCCGAGAACGCCCAGCTCGCCGAGGCCAAGGCCGGGGCCGCCGCCTCCGGCGCGCAGGCGATGGCGTCGCTGACCGCGACCCGCGCGGCGGCCGGCAAGCAGGTCGACGGCGGCAAGGGCGAGACGAAGTCCAAGGACGAGCAGAAGCGGGCCCAGGTCACCGCCCGTCTGCAGAAGGTCTTCGACGCCACCAAGAAGGACGTCGAGACCACCCTGACTGGGCTGGACAAGAAGGTGGACGAGCAGTTCACCGCCGGTGAGAAGACTGCCCGGGACGCGTTCACCGCCGATCACGAGAAGCGGATGAAGGCCTACAAGAAGAAGCGGTACTCCGGCTTCTTCGGCCCGGCCAAGTGGGCCAAGGACAAGTTGCTGGGCATGCCCGCGGAGGCCAACCAGATCTTCCAGGAGTCCCGGAAGCTGTATGTGGCCAAGGTGCAGGGGGTCATCTCCGCGGTCGCCGACACCATCGGCACCGAACTGGGCAAGGCCAAGACCCGCATCGCCGAAGGCCGCGCCGACCTCAAGGCGGAGGTCGACAAACTCCCCGCCGATCTGAAGAAGTTCGGCCAAGAGGCCGCCCAGGACTTCCAGGCCAAGTTCGAGGACCTGGAGACCCAGGTCAACGACAAGTCCCAGCAACTCGTCACCGACCTGGCCCAGAAGTACACCCAGGCCCTGAGTGCCGTGGACGAGGAGATCAAAAAGCTCCAGGAAGCCAACAAGGGCCTGGTGCAAAAGGCCGTCGACGCGGTCGCCGGGGTCATCAAGACCATCATCGAGCTGAAGAACATGCTCATGGGCGTCCTGGCCAAGGCCGCCTCCGCGGTGGCGAAGATCATCAAGGACCCCATCGGGTTCCTGGGCAACCTCGTCCGCGCCGTCGGCGCCGGTCTCAACCAGTTCCTGGGCAACATCGGCGAACACCTGAAGAAGGGCCTGGTCGCCTGGCTGCTGGGCACCGCCACCAAAGCCGGCATCGAGATCCCGCCCAAGTTCGACCTCAAGGGCATCATCGCCCTGCTGGCCTCCATGCTCGGCCTGACCTGGGCCAACATCCGCACCCGCATCACCCGCAAAGGCGTCCCCGACCAGGCCATGGACACCGTCGAGGCCCAGGTCCCCGTCGCCTCGGCCCTGGCCAAGGAAGGCCCCGCCGGCGCCGCGAAGGAGATCCAGCAGTCCACCGGCGATCTGAAGACCACCATCCTCGAACAGCTCAAGACCTACCTGATCCCCACCGTCATCATCGCCGGCATCACCTGGATCCTGTCCCTGCTCAACCCGGCCTCCGCGTTCATCCGAGCGGTCAAGGCGATCATCGACATCGTCACCTTCGTCGTCACCCAGGGCGCCCAGATCATCGAGTTCGTCAACGCGATACTCGACGCGGTCATCGCCATCGCCGGCGGCGGCGCCGCAGGCGTCCCCAAGATGGTTGAGAACGCCCTCGCCACCAGCATCCCCGTCCTCCTCGGCGTCCTCGCCTCACTCCTCGGCATCGGCAGCCTCGCCGGCAAAGTCCGCCAGGTCCTCCAAACCGCCGCCCGCCCCGTCAACCGCGCCATCGACAAACTCGTCGACCTCATCGCGAAGAAGGGGAAGCAGCTCTGGGCGAAGCTCAAGACAGGAGACCGGGGAACCAATGACAGGCGCAACAAGCCCGACAACGGAGAGGAAAACAAGAAGAGCGCACACCAGAAAAAGGAAAAGGCGCACAAAAAGGTAACCGCTCAAGACAAGGAAAAGATTGCCGCCCAGGCAGCCCTCGACGGATACAAGTCCATCCGAGGGATACCACTCAACCAGATAAAGCCCACCCTCAGCCAGGTTCTGGCAAAATGGCGGGCGAAGGGAGTCAAGCGCCTCTTCCTCAAGCCGAACGGCGGTAGCTCCTACCACGTTCGCGCCGAGGTCAATCCGGCATACGAGAGCCCGGCTGTAACCTGGCAGGCCCCTCAGTCAGCCGACGATGTGGTGAAGTACTTGCAATTTAAACATGTGCGCGCGGGCAACGACACCTGGGCCCGAGGCTGCTTCTCGATCACGGGCATCCGGGGAACTTCCGTAGGCCCGTCGAAGAACAGCCCTTACGTAAAGATGCAACAGGAGTCAGAGGTTGCATCGAACGCTCACGCCGAGGAGGCAGTTACTGCCCGATTCAAAGTGGACTGGGACCCGCTCAAGTTCCAGATCGACCACCTTCAGTCCGAACAGGTGAGGCGCGACCGGCGCCCTTACAGCAGATTGATGGTCGACCTCGATATCGACGTAGGCGTGAGTTGCTGCCTCAACTGTGCGGACTATGTAGCCGGTTTCGTCAGACAATTGGAGGCAGATGGCTGCCACGTCAACGCAAAGATGCACTTCGGCGGTCTGTACTGGGGAGGCCAGAACAAGAAGCCCACAGTGGTTCCCGAATCGCTCGTCACTCGACACGAAGAGCTGTTCAAGCTGATCATGGGCGAGGGATTCATGGAGTCGGGGAGTAAGCGGATGAGCCCGGCAAGCCCGGGCCGTTACTGGGGGCGCGCCTGCGAGACTCAATCGAAAGCCATTGAAGCAAAGTGGTACAGAGTAACCCGGAATAAAGACCAGGGGAAGGTAGCGCTCGCGATACTGCGTAACGCAGGCATATCTTTACACGTCTTGAACGAGGACCGCGTAGGCGACTCTTTGGCTGACGAACAGAAGATAGAGCTGCAAAAGGCCAACAAGTGGATAAAGAAGGCCATAGAGGAGGTGAACGAACGGATCAAGGCGGACCAATGA
- a CDS encoding SUKH-4 family immunity protein, giving the protein MALDRERLISTFSHWGLEVTRSDARATEDLIRERAAKSVITDIGIPERVGGHITLHDFTEGPETVAELLGNPESAMQRAVGDHICLGTGDGILLMNSETGEVYSWKDRQTLRISSSLANFVEFLMLIQEKLNIAEDENWPESSEEASDAYEQLVHAFREIDDAAMDEAGDYWRETIRASFGSMGF; this is encoded by the coding sequence ATGGCACTTGATCGCGAAAGGCTGATTTCCACTTTCTCCCACTGGGGGCTCGAAGTAACGAGGTCGGATGCTCGGGCCACAGAAGATCTCATCCGTGAACGAGCGGCCAAAAGCGTGATCACCGACATCGGAATCCCCGAACGCGTCGGGGGCCACATTACGTTGCACGACTTCACCGAGGGGCCGGAAACCGTCGCGGAACTACTAGGGAATCCGGAGAGCGCTATGCAACGGGCCGTGGGCGACCACATCTGCCTCGGCACCGGCGACGGAATCCTTCTCATGAACAGCGAAACCGGAGAAGTCTACTCATGGAAAGATCGACAAACGTTGAGGATCAGCAGCAGTCTGGCAAATTTCGTCGAGTTCCTCATGCTGATCCAGGAGAAACTTAATATCGCCGAGGACGAGAACTGGCCGGAGTCCAGCGAGGAAGCATCGGACGCCTATGAGCAGCTAGTACACGCCTTCCGCGAAATTGATGACGCAGCAATGGACGAGGCGGGCGATTACTGGCGTGAAACCATCCGGGCATCCTTCGGCTCAATGGGCTTCTGA
- a CDS encoding DUF6343 family protein: MVRTGDEPVHARSALRARRALAAFGLVCAIAGVVLFLIADRTGWAVACGVVAVVALIDLLVVIRHIRQGPHFQPGPDVPPYRPGDEPGGGPPPGDGDAGTGR; the protein is encoded by the coding sequence ATGGTGCGTACAGGCGACGAGCCGGTTCATGCCCGGAGCGCGCTGCGGGCCCGGCGGGCGCTGGCCGCGTTCGGGTTGGTCTGCGCGATCGCCGGGGTGGTGCTCTTCCTCATCGCCGACCGCACCGGGTGGGCGGTGGCCTGCGGGGTGGTGGCGGTGGTCGCCCTGATCGACCTGCTCGTGGTGATCCGGCACATCCGGCAGGGGCCGCACTTCCAGCCGGGTCCGGATGTACCGCCCTACCGGCCCGGGGACGAACCCGGTGGCGGGCCGCCGCCGGGAGACGGAGATGCCGGCACCGGACGGTGA
- a CDS encoding tetratricopeptide repeat protein — protein sequence MSEATPETYLIEYRAAEHLLNARDPRGAVKLLDSVISAYPEHTAARLLRARAYFLGAQLRSAEAEFQVVLEREPDNAYAHFALARTLQRADRHDEATRHFRLAAALDPRPDFLAAAKFGERS from the coding sequence GTGTCCGAGGCCACGCCCGAGACCTATCTGATCGAATACCGCGCCGCCGAGCACCTGCTCAACGCCCGCGACCCGCGCGGTGCGGTGAAGCTGCTCGACTCGGTCATCTCCGCGTACCCCGAGCACACCGCGGCCCGGCTGCTGCGGGCCCGCGCCTACTTCCTCGGCGCGCAGCTGCGCTCGGCGGAGGCCGAGTTCCAGGTCGTGCTGGAGCGCGAGCCGGACAACGCCTACGCGCACTTCGCGCTCGCCCGCACCCTGCAGCGGGCCGACCGGCACGACGAGGCCACTCGCCACTTCCGCCTCGCCGCCGCCCTCGACCCGCGCCCGGACTTCCTCGCCGCGGCGAAGTTCGGCGAACGCTCCTGA
- the coaE gene encoding dephospho-CoA kinase, with the protein MLSVGLTGGIGAGKSEVSGLLSSYGAVLIDSDRIAREVVEPGAPGLAAVVEAFGPEILTEQGALDRPKLGGLVFTDPERLKVLNGIVHPLVRERSAQLAADAGPHAIVVNDVPLLTENGLAPLYDLVIVVDAAPATQLDRLVRLRGMTEDEARARMAAQATREQRLAIADLVIDNDGPLEALEPQVAKVWADLLERERSRRG; encoded by the coding sequence ATGCTCTCGGTAGGTCTGACGGGCGGGATCGGCGCGGGCAAGAGCGAGGTGTCGGGCCTGCTGTCCTCCTACGGCGCGGTGCTGATCGACTCCGACCGGATCGCCCGCGAGGTGGTCGAACCGGGCGCTCCGGGGCTCGCCGCGGTGGTCGAGGCGTTCGGACCCGAGATCCTGACCGAACAGGGCGCCCTGGACCGCCCCAAGCTCGGCGGCCTCGTCTTCACCGACCCCGAGCGCCTCAAGGTGCTCAACGGCATCGTTCACCCCCTGGTCCGGGAGCGCTCCGCCCAGCTGGCCGCCGACGCCGGCCCCCACGCGATCGTCGTCAACGACGTTCCGCTGCTCACCGAGAACGGTCTCGCCCCGCTCTACGACCTGGTGATCGTGGTGGACGCCGCCCCCGCGACCCAGCTGGACCGGCTGGTACGGCTGCGCGGTATGACGGAGGACGAGGCCAGGGCGAGGATGGCGGCCCAGGCCACCCGCGAACAGCGGCTGGCCATCGCCGACCTGGTCATCGACAACGACGGCCCGCTGGAGGCGCTGGAACCGCAGGTCGCGAAGGTCTGGGCCGACCTGCTGGAGCGCGAGCGGAGCCGGCGTGGCTGA
- a CDS encoding PAC2 family protein — translation MLDPQDLYAWEPGGLAAVDAIISRDSAGLVLLYHFDGYIDAGETGEQIVTRLLDGQPHQVVARFDHDRLVDYRARRPLLTFERDSWTAYETPAIELHLVHDATGAPFLLLTGPEPDVEWERFAAAVRQVVERLNVRLSVNFHGIPMGVPHTRPVGLTPHGNRTDLMPGHRSFFTEAQVPGSAESLIEYRLALSGHDVLGVAAHVPHYVSRSPYPDAALTALEAVTAATGLVLPAAAHALRNEALKTQEEIERQISEGDEELVALVRGLEHQYDAVAGAETRGSLVAEPVELPSADELGAEFERFLAEREGGA, via the coding sequence GTGTTGGATCCGCAGGATTTGTACGCATGGGAGCCGGGAGGACTCGCGGCGGTGGACGCGATCATCTCCCGGGACTCGGCCGGGCTGGTGCTGCTCTACCACTTCGACGGCTACATCGACGCGGGCGAGACGGGGGAGCAGATCGTCACCCGCCTGCTCGACGGCCAGCCCCACCAGGTCGTGGCGCGCTTCGACCACGACCGGCTGGTGGACTACCGCGCCCGGCGGCCGCTGCTCACCTTCGAACGGGACAGCTGGACCGCCTACGAGACCCCGGCGATCGAGCTGCACCTCGTCCACGACGCCACCGGAGCGCCCTTCCTGCTGCTCACCGGCCCCGAGCCGGACGTGGAGTGGGAGCGTTTCGCCGCGGCCGTCCGCCAGGTCGTGGAGCGGCTCAACGTGCGGCTGTCGGTGAACTTCCACGGCATCCCGATGGGCGTCCCGCACACCCGGCCGGTCGGCCTCACCCCGCACGGCAACCGCACCGACCTCATGCCCGGCCACCGCAGCTTTTTCACCGAGGCCCAGGTGCCCGGCAGCGCCGAGTCGCTGATCGAGTACCGGCTCGCGCTCTCCGGCCACGATGTGCTCGGGGTGGCGGCGCACGTCCCGCACTACGTCTCCCGCTCGCCCTACCCGGACGCGGCGCTGACCGCGCTGGAGGCCGTCACCGCGGCCACCGGGCTGGTGCTCCCGGCGGCGGCCCACGCGCTGCGCAACGAGGCGCTGAAGACCCAGGAGGAGATCGAGCGGCAGATCTCCGAGGGCGATGAGGAGCTGGTCGCCCTCGTCCGCGGTCTTGAGCACCAGTACGACGCGGTGGCCGGCGCCGAGACCCGTGGCAGCCTGGTCGCCGAGCCGGTGGAGCTGCCCTCGGCGGACGAGCTGGGAGCGGAGTTCGAGCGGTTCCTCGCCGAGCGGGAGGGCGGCGCCTGA
- the rpsA gene encoding 30S ribosomal protein S1, protein MTSSTEATRTTPQVAVNDIGSEEAFLAAIDETIKYFNDGDIVDGVIVKVDRDEVLLDIGYKTEGVIPSRELSIKHDVDPNEVVSVGDEIEALVLQKEDKEGRLILSKKRAQYERAWGTIEKIKDEDGIVTGTVIEVVKGGLILDIGLRGFLPASLVEMRRVRDLQPYVGKELEAKIIELDKNRNNVVLSRRAWLEQTQSEVRQTFLTTLQKGQVRSGVVSSIVNFGAFVDLGGVDGLVHVSELSWKHIDHPSEVVEVGQEVTVEVLDVDMDRERVSLSLKATQEDPWQQFARTHQIGQVVPGKVTKLVPFGAFVRVDEGIEGLVHISELAERHVEIPEQVVQVNDEIFVKVIDIDLERRRISLSLKQANESFGADPSAVEFDPTLYGMAASYDDQGNYIYPEGFDPEANDWLPGYEKQREEWERQYAEAQQRFEQHQAQVIKSREADEQAAAEAGSAAPQGGGQSSGGSYSSESSDSSGALASDEALAALREKLAGGQS, encoded by the coding sequence ATGACGAGCAGCACCGAGGCAACCCGCACCACCCCGCAGGTGGCGGTAAACGACATCGGTTCCGAGGAAGCCTTCCTCGCCGCGATCGACGAGACGATCAAGTACTTCAACGACGGCGACATCGTCGACGGCGTCATCGTGAAGGTCGACCGGGACGAGGTCCTGCTCGACATCGGTTACAAGACCGAAGGCGTCATCCCTTCCCGAGAGCTGTCGATCAAGCACGACGTGGACCCCAACGAGGTCGTGTCCGTCGGTGACGAGATCGAGGCCCTCGTCCTCCAGAAGGAGGACAAGGAAGGCCGTCTGATCCTCTCGAAGAAGCGCGCCCAGTACGAGCGTGCCTGGGGCACGATCGAGAAGATCAAGGACGAGGACGGCATCGTCACCGGTACCGTCATCGAGGTCGTCAAGGGTGGTCTCATCCTCGACATCGGCCTCCGCGGCTTCCTGCCGGCGTCCCTGGTCGAGATGCGCCGCGTCCGCGACCTGCAGCCCTACGTGGGCAAGGAGCTCGAGGCGAAGATCATCGAGCTCGACAAGAACCGCAACAACGTGGTTCTCTCCCGTCGCGCCTGGCTGGAGCAGACCCAGAGCGAGGTCCGCCAGACCTTCCTCACCACCCTCCAGAAGGGCCAGGTGCGCTCCGGCGTCGTCTCCTCCATCGTCAACTTCGGTGCCTTCGTGGACCTGGGTGGCGTGGACGGTCTGGTCCACGTCTCCGAGCTGTCCTGGAAGCACATCGACCACCCGTCCGAGGTTGTCGAGGTCGGCCAGGAGGTCACCGTCGAGGTTCTCGACGTGGACATGGACCGCGAGCGCGTCTCCCTGTCGCTCAAGGCGACCCAGGAAGACCCGTGGCAGCAGTTCGCCCGGACCCACCAGATCGGTCAGGTCGTCCCGGGTAAGGTCACCAAGCTCGTGCCGTTCGGTGCGTTCGTCCGCGTGGACGAGGGCATCGAGGGCCTGGTCCACATCTCCGAGCTGGCCGAGCGCCACGTGGAGATCCCGGAGCAGGTCGTCCAGGTCAACGACGAGATCTTCGTCAAGGTCATCGACATCGACCTGGAGCGCCGCCGCATCAGCCTCTCGCTGAAGCAGGCCAACGAGTCCTTCGGCGCCGACCCGTCGGCGGTGGAGTTCGACCCGACCCTGTACGGCATGGCCGCGTCCTACGACGACCAGGGCAACTACATCTACCCCGAGGGCTTCGACCCGGAGGCCAACGACTGGCTGCCGGGCTACGAGAAGCAGCGCGAGGAGTGGGAGCGCCAGTACGCCGAGGCGCAGCAGCGCTTCGAGCAGCACCAGGCGCAGGTCATCAAGTCCCGCGAGGCCGACGAGCAGGCGGCCGCCGAGGCCGGCTCCGCGGCTCCGCAGGGCGGTGGCCAGAGCTCCGGTGGCTCGTACTCCTCGGAGTCCTCGGACAGCTCCGGCGCCCTGGCGTCGGACGAGGCCCTGGCCGCGCTTCGCGAGAAGCTGGCCGGCGGCCAGAGCTGA
- a CDS encoding class I SAM-dependent methyltransferase, producing MIQDDGHEADGVDEADGADGATAVRRTADGAESSRASRGWWDRNADEYQSEHGGFLGDDRFVWGPEGLDEADAALLGPASALRGRDVLEIGAGAAQCSRWLAARGARPVALDLSHRQLQHALRIGSAFPLVEADAGALPFADGSFDLACSAYGAVPFVADPVRVMREVHRVLRPGGRWVFSVTHPIRWAFPDEPGPEGLSVAASYFDRTPYVEQDDAGRAVYVEHHRTLGDRVRDVVAAGFRLVDLVEPEWPEWNHQEWGGWSPLRGHLIPGTAIFVCERD from the coding sequence ATGATCCAAGACGACGGACACGAGGCGGACGGGGTGGACGAGGCGGACGGGGCGGACGGGGCCACCGCGGTGCGCCGCACCGCGGACGGCGCGGAGAGCAGCCGGGCCAGCCGGGGCTGGTGGGACCGGAACGCCGACGAGTACCAGAGCGAGCACGGGGGCTTCCTCGGCGACGACCGGTTCGTCTGGGGACCGGAGGGGCTGGACGAGGCGGACGCCGCGCTGCTCGGCCCGGCGTCCGCTCTGCGCGGCCGCGACGTGCTGGAGATCGGCGCCGGGGCGGCGCAGTGCTCCCGCTGGCTGGCCGCCCGGGGCGCCCGGCCGGTGGCCCTGGACCTCTCCCACCGGCAGTTGCAGCACGCGCTGCGGATCGGCTCCGCGTTCCCGCTGGTGGAGGCCGACGCGGGCGCGCTGCCGTTCGCCGACGGCTCCTTCGACCTGGCCTGCTCGGCGTACGGCGCGGTGCCGTTCGTCGCCGACCCGGTGCGGGTGATGCGGGAGGTGCACCGGGTGCTGCGGCCGGGCGGGCGGTGGGTGTTCTCGGTGACCCACCCGATCCGCTGGGCGTTCCCGGACGAGCCGGGCCCCGAGGGGCTGAGCGTCGCCGCCTCCTACTTCGACCGCACGCCGTACGTGGAGCAGGACGACGCCGGGCGGGCGGTGTACGTGGAGCACCACCGGACGCTGGGCGACCGGGTGCGGGACGTGGTCGCGGCCGGGTTCCGGCTGGTCGACCTGGTGGAGCCGGAGTGGCCGGAGTGGAACCACCAGGAGTGGGGCGGCTGGTCCCCGCTGCGCGGACATCTCATCCCGGGGACGGCGATCTTCGTCTGCGAACGGGACTGA